Genomic segment of Candidatus Methylomirabilota bacterium:
GGACCAAGGTCAACTGGCCGGTGGTCGTGGAGCTGGACGATCGGGTGCTTCACGGCGAGGCGATTGACGTGAGTCAACTCGCCGTCAAGGTGCGCCTCGGGGAGCGGCTGGAAGACGCTTCGCTTGTGACGCTGCATCTCAACCCGCCCCAGGGATGCCCCGTCGACGCCCGAGCGATCGTATGGCGAACGGATGACGACGGTCCAGTCTTCCTCTTCCTCAAGAAGACGCCCGCCGTCCTTCTCGCAGGCAATGACAAGCACTCGCCGGCGCCGCGTGTTCTCACGATCCTGGTTGTCGACGATGATCCCAGCGTAGGCACTTTGGCGCGGGACATTCTCGGGTCCGCGGAATATCTCGTCCTCTTCACTCAGGATCCGGTCGAAGCGATCCAGCTGGCCAAGCAACGGCCAGGTGACATTGATCTCCTGCTCGTGGACGAGGTCATGCCATTGATGGACGGTCGAGAGCTCGCTCGACGTGTGCTCGACCTTCGCCCCAAGGTGAAGGTCTTGCTCATGTCGGGATTCGAGATGTCCAGTCTCCGGGACACGGGATGGCCGGTCATCGCGAAGCCCTTCGGCATCACGGAGCTCATCGAGAAGATCGAGGAATGCACCACCGCAAAGAGACGATCATCGGTATTCGCGGCTCCGACGCGATCCGCTCGACGGCCGACGGACCGGACAACCCGCTCGGACACCCCTTGACGTCCCCACTCTCGGCATGGCCTTCGCAGACGTAGGGCCGAGGACCGCGTGGAGCCCCAAGCGGGCGCCTGAAGCCGCGCTCGGGGCTCCGACCGAGCGTTGCCGGTTGGGCGAGATTCTTCTCGCCAACCAGGCGATCAACGAGCAGCAGCTCGAGGATGCCCTGGCCCAACAGGGGAGCCTGAACCTTCCCCTCGGCGCGGTACTGGTCAAGCTCAACTACGTCACGGACGACACCATGCGGCAGGCGCTGAGCAAGCAGCTCAACGTGCCCTTTATCGACCTCGAGAACGTGACGATCGATCGCCGGCTTGCCCGCGTGATCAACCGGAGCTACGCGCGGCGCCATTCGGTGCTGCCGATCGCCCAAGTCGGCCGGACGCTGACCGTCGCCATGGACGATCCGACGGACGGAGCCGTGATCGATGAGCTGATGCGGCTCACGAGCTTCGGCATCACCGTCGTCACATCCTCGAGCCGGGCGATCCAGCGGGCGTTCCGTCGCCTCTATGAAGAGGCGCCGGAAGCGCCCGGGACACTTGACGCCCAGCTGATTACGCCGATGGACCCTCCTTCCGACGTGGGCCAGGGTTCGTCGGCCATCGGCGACGAGCAGGCGGCCCGGCGCGCGGATGAGCTCTTTCGGCAGATCCTCTTTCGCGCGCTCGAAAGCCGCTGCAGTGACATCCATCTGGAGACGTTGCCGTTGGGGCTGCACGTGCGTTACCGGGTCGACGGTGTCCTGCGTAAGGCGCACTTTGGGACGCTGCAGGACAATCTCGATCAGAACATGCGCGAGATCACGTCGCGAATCAGGATTCTCTCCAAGCTCGACATCACCGAGCGGCGTCGCCCGCAAGACGGCAGCTTCCGGGTGTCGGTCATCCGCGGCGCGAGCAAGGTCACGATCGACCTGCGCGTCTCGGTCATCCCGAGCTACTCGGGCGAGAGCGTCGTCATCCGGATTCTGGATCGAGCGCAGGCGCCGCGCTCCATTGCCGCGCTCGATCTGTCGCCCGTCGTCTTATCCCGTCTCGAAGGGCTGCTCCAGCGCACCACCGGCATCTTCCTGGTCACCGGGCCCACCGGGTCCGGCAAATCGACGACACTCTACGCCTGTTTGATGACGCTTCACCGCCCGGAGATCCGCATCCTCACCGCGGAGGACCCGGTGGAGTACGTCTACGACGAACTGAGCCAATCGCAAGTCAACGACGAGATCGGCAACACGTTCGCTGGGTATCTCCGGGCGTTTCTCCGGCATGACCCGGAAATCATCATGGTTGGCGAGATTCGCGACCAGGAAACCGCGGAGATGGCCTTCCGCGCCGCCCAGACCGGGCACCTCCTCCTCAGCACGCTGCACACCAACAGCGCGATTGCCGCGCTCCCGCGTCTGCTCGATCTCAAGATCGAGTCTTCGCTCATCGGCTCGTCGCTCATCGGAGTCATGTCGCAGCGACTCGTTCGCCGGATCTGCCCATCCTGCCGGCAAGAATACGTGCCATCGCCTGAAGTGCTCAACGTGTTCTTCGAGACCGTGTCGGCCCACGTGAAGCTCTTCCGAGGGGTGGGGTGCGCCGACTGCGGCTTCAGCGGCTACAAAGGCCGGATGATGGTCGCCGATCTCTGGATGCCCGACGAGCAAGACGCGGGGCTCATCACCAGGCAGGCACACTTCGACGAAATATGTGCGAGCGCACAGCGCACTACGTCCAGCATGGCTCAGGATGCCCACGAGCGGCTGGTGGCGGGCACCACGACCGCCGAGGAACTGCTACGCGTGCTGCCGTACGGCGCCATCGTCGAGCATCGCCGACGAT
This window contains:
- a CDS encoding GspE/PulE family protein — protein: MGEILLANQAINEQQLEDALAQQGSLNLPLGAVLVKLNYVTDDTMRQALSKQLNVPFIDLENVTIDRRLARVINRSYARRHSVLPIAQVGRTLTVAMDDPTDGAVIDELMRLTSFGITVVTSSSRAIQRAFRRLYEEAPEAPGTLDAQLITPMDPPSDVGQGSSAIGDEQAARRADELFRQILFRALESRCSDIHLETLPLGLHVRYRVDGVLRKAHFGTLQDNLDQNMREITSRIRILSKLDITERRRPQDGSFRVSVIRGASKVTIDLRVSVIPSYSGESVVIRILDRAQAPRSIAALDLSPVVLSRLEGLLQRTTGIFLVTGPTGSGKSTTLYACLMTLHRPEIRILTAEDPVEYVYDELSQSQVNDEIGNTFAGYLRAFLRHDPEIIMVGEIRDQETAEMAFRAAQTGHLLLSTLHTNSAIAALPRLLDLKIESSLIGSSLIGVMSQRLVRRICPSCRQEYVPSPEVLNVFFETVSAHVKLFRGVGCADCGFSGYKGRMMVADLWMPDEQDAGLITRQAHFDEICASAQRTTSSMAQDAHERLVAGTTTAEELLRVLPYGAIVEHRRRFSR
- a CDS encoding response regulator, whose amino-acid sequence is MPVKLRRPESRQRPRTKVNWPVVVELDDRVLHGEAIDVSQLAVKVRLGERLEDASLVTLHLNPPQGCPVDARAIVWRTDDDGPVFLFLKKTPAVLLAGNDKHSPAPRVLTILVVDDDPSVGTLARDILGSAEYLVLFTQDPVEAIQLAKQRPGDIDLLLVDEVMPLMDGRELARRVLDLRPKVKVLLMSGFEMSSLRDTGWPVIAKPFGITELIEKIEECTTAKRRSSVFAAPTRSARRPTDRTTRSDTP